The genomic segment TTGTCCCCTGTGCCGAGTTCGGGAGGCCGAAGGGGCACCCGCCGCGCCCTTCTGCGGGCGGTGCCGCAGCCGCATGCAGCCCCTGGCGGAGCCCTTCTGCCCCTCTTGCGCCGTCCCCTACCCGGGCGCGGGCCCCTCCC from the Thermodesulfobacteriota bacterium genome contains:
- a CDS encoding double zinc ribbon domain-containing protein encodes the protein MPPLCPLCRVREAEGAPAAPFCGRCRSRMQPLAEPFCPSCAVPYPGAGPS